In Helianthus annuus cultivar XRQ/B chromosome 3, HanXRQr2.0-SUNRISE, whole genome shotgun sequence, a single window of DNA contains:
- the LOC110931660 gene encoding leucine-rich repeat extensin-like protein 5: MEMDDDPDPEMQTGTPGHPISISSGSPFQGSPYRGPDSYQERMAAYDWYFTPSYHNSPAQPPLVEPQLQAVSPPPLPVEEPPQQPPQPPPEPPRRRRNARISVRGGPHFSSPQGSSSYPPIPEEPQMGGPSNAVPEIDPLLVSYAPPPPPMGFDNPIPTYPGSSGYNPFENPSGYPSDYGTYDPYLTAAEYHHLYPSSYPPVYPTGHPVQGYQYSPYQQPPPPQQQQTQEILERLDRVEHEANKTKKQHCSFMKGLANLIKGKKK, encoded by the coding sequence ATGGAGATGGACGACGACCCAGACCCGGAGATGCAGACCGGAACACCGGGCCACCCAATTAGCATCTCAAGCGGTTCCCCATTTCAGGGATCACCGTACCGTGGGCCCGATTCATACCAAGAGAGGATGGCCGCATATGATTGGTACTTTACTCCTTCGTACCATAACTCTCCTGCTCAACCACCTTTGGTTGAACCCCAACTTCAAGCAGTTTCACCTCCACCACTTCCTGTTGAGGAGCCGCCTCAACAGCCACCTCAGCCACCTCCCGAGCCTCCAAGGCGAAGGAGGAATGCACGGATATCCGTGCGAGGAGGACCTCATTTCAGTTCTCCTCAGGGTTCAAGTTCTTACCCACCTATTCCCGAGGAGCCCCAAATGGGTGGACCCTCAAACGCGGTGCCGGAGATCGATCCTCTGCTAGTTTCTTatgcaccaccgccaccgccaatGGGTTTCGACAACCCAATCCCGACTTACCCAGGTTCTTCTGGGTACAACCCTTTTGAAAACCCATCGGGATATCCATCGGATTATGGAACTTATGATCCGTACCTTACAGCCGCAGAATACCATCATCTTTACCCTTCTTCTTACCCTCCAGTTTATCCAACTGGACACCCGGTGCAGGGTTATCAATACTCGCCTTACcagcaacctcctcctccccaGCAGCAGCAAACTCAGGAGATCCTGGAAAGGTTAGATAGGGTTGAGCATGAGGCAAACAAGACCAAGAAGCAACATTGTAGCTTTATGAAAGGCCTTGCAAACCTTATTAAAGGCAAGAAGAAATAG